The following coding sequences lie in one Portunus trituberculatus isolate SZX2019 chromosome 12, ASM1759143v1, whole genome shotgun sequence genomic window:
- the LOC123502550 gene encoding carbohydrate sulfotransferase 11-like: MTLQASASPPMTCLTIRGGQAGRRCRKTGWRRYGSLAYKFGAPESSRFRSFYCFENTSTIYSWMTDTVPSTAMFLRWRCTNWKRLMMILSGRTNETDPLHISSHVPHEEGALTRLSSAKYKTSVLSYKLRTYTKFLFVRHPMERLVSAFRNKLASNSSSATDFRRRFGATILKVRRGVGAFRNISKADKGLTFAEFVYYLIERSYTGGLQSLNEHWAPYFDLCHPCTIRYDNIGKYETLEEDAEFILRKIGARPNLHFPPIVNSRTASLVDDYLASLTPDMSRKLYDLYEPDFTLFQYEP, translated from the exons ATGACCCTTCAGGCATCAGCATCACCTCCTATGACCTGCCTGACGATCCGTGGTGGGCAGGCTGGGCGGAGGTGCAGAAAAACAGGCTGGCGGCGCTACGGCTCGCTTGCCTACAAGTTCGGGGCGCCAGAGTCAAGCCGTTTTCGAAGCTTCTACTGTTTCGAAAATACCTCTACAATCTACTCGTGGATGACAGACACCGTGCCATCTACTGCTATGTTCctaag GTGGCGTTGCACGAACTGGAAGCGCCTCATGATGATCCTTTCCGGGCGAACCAACGAGACAGATCCCCTGCACATCAGCTCCCACGTCCCGCACGAGGAGGGAGCGCTCACCCGCCTCTCCTCAGCTAAGTACAAG ACCTCGGTGCTGAGTTACAAGCTCCGCACCTACACCAAGTTCCTCTTCGTGCGCCACCCCATGGAGCGCCTCGTCTCCGCCTTCAGGAACAAGCTGGCCAGTAACTCCTCCTCCGCCACGGACTTCCGGCGCAGGTTCGGGGCTACCATTCTCAAAGTTCGGCGAGGAGTGGGCGCATTCAGGAACATCTCCAAGGCTGACAAGGGGCTGACGTTTGCCGAATTTGTGTATTATTTAATTGAGAGGAGCTACACGGGAGGACTGCAGAGTCTGAATGAGCACTGGGCGCCATACTTCGATCTCTGTCACCCGTGCACCATCAGATACGATAATATTGGTAAGTATGAGACTCTGGAGGAGGACGCAGAGTTCATTCTAAGGAAGATCGGCGCGCGGCCTAACCTCCACTTCCCTCCGATCGTTAACTCGCGGACAGCTTCCCTCGTGGATGACTACCTGGCGTCCCTCACCCCGGACATGAGCAGAAAGCTGTATGACTTGTACGAGCCAGACTTCACATTGTTTCAGTACGAGCCGTGA
- the LOC123502549 gene encoding carbohydrate sulfotransferase 11-like isoform X1, with the protein MSDIKQPRVMACRLRAVVWGLAGLCVLTCLASVRWFSDPSHSPEVERAPLISTPDGAMGYLQPPGVSREMRWRREAVQAACAGTAGSASFSDAAARLSYDPKMLINLLVDDKNRVLYCYVPKVACTNWKRMMLILSGASNETNPQRIPADSVHRKNVFTKLSDLKPDDIQHRLLTYSKFLFVRHPVERVISAFRNKFEMNYTSSAYFKKRFGVKIMKKYRKGVSPRSIPNTGHGVKFPEFVSYLIDTKKEQFNEHWALVSSLCYPCDVNYDYIGKYETLADDSQYILEQIGAPPFLHFPEVVPSKTSAVVETYFNSLTPQQQSDLVKIYKDDFQIFDYHFRDFI; encoded by the exons ATGAGTGACATCAA gCAGCCCCGAGTAATGGCGTGCAGGCTCCGGGCGGTGGTGTGGGGGTTGGCTGGCCTGTGTGTGCTAACCTGTCTCGCCTCCGTCAGGTGGTTCTCCGACCCCTCCCATTCCCCCGAGGTGGAGAGGGCGCCACTCATCTCCACGCCTGAtg GCGCCATGGGGTACCTTCAACCGCCTGGAGTGTCAAGGGAGATGAGGTGGCGGCGGGAGGCGGTGCAGGCGGCGTGCGCGGGAACAGCAGGTAGCGCTTCGTTCAGTGACGCCGCTGCCAGACTCTCGTATGACCCAAAGATGCTTATTAATCTCCTCGTTGACGACAAGAATCGGGTGTTGTATTGTTATGTGCCTAAG GTTGCGTGTACCAATTGGAAGAGAATGATGCTGATTCTGAGTGGTGCTTCTAATGAGACAAACCCGCAGCGCATCCCAGCCGACAGTGTACATAGAAAGAACGTGTTTACCAAGCTCAGTGATTTGAAG CCTGATGACATACAACACCGCCTCCTCACATACTCCAAGTTCCTATTTGTGCGTCACCCAGTGGAGCGCGTCATCTCAGCCTTCAGGAACAAGTTTGAGATGAACTACACCTCCTCCGCCTACTTCAAAAAGCGTTTCGGTGTCAAAATCATGAAGAAATATCGGAAGGGTGTGTCGCCGAGGAGCATTCCCAACACTGGCCATGGTGTGAAGTTTCCAGAGTTTGTGTCTTATTTAATTGACACCAAGAAGGAGCAGTTTAATGAGCACTGGGCCCTTGTTTCCTCCCTGTGCTACCCTTGTGATGTAAA CTACGACTACATTGGGAAGTACGAAACACTGGCTGATGACTCCCAATACATCCTGGAGCAGATTGGAGCGCCCCCGTTCCTGCACTTCCCTGAGGTGGTGCCGTCCAAGACCAGCGCTGTGGTGGAGACTTACTTTAACTCCCTCACACCACAGCAGCAGAGCGATCTGGTCAAGATTTACAAGGACGACTTCCAAATATTTGACTACCACTTCAGGGATTTTATTTGA
- the LOC123502730 gene encoding uncharacterized protein LOC123502730, with amino-acid sequence MVDWGLAGRGEMHVRRMHAAARHPSRLPPPAASATTATMLQEDEVELNAMDFVETEYKSDAGEGEPGRPGVKRKKVRSKPQGSQGRGNSASRPMGEVEPPGEEGKAAHKRRKRKHTQRPREQSSGAANMGLYPYAAFLKKLCDKVGSSHGCSESLPARIFNQLRHTEVHYPYASLLQALHRHAGVGPGAASSPSTVRDQPPSTLEVARVMRNLRYPTGPPRGSSREDGEDPVAPFSAVLMAMVMKEQLHSQAPGGPGLSVGGIGEILRKEMPHSQKDDPPPSELSSASLLQKLSLSAERDLEAARGSSTRGKAQQAPTWTSTESSQSEEEDLDWRPTHWLAKKVSKDAAAPVKRKSNRRKSSSCDLEVEQPKTSQGDLDAPTQGEVRAGLQQCSGAARAKLLQFIMSRQQQTPDKRGKRARKRAKVTRINTKVARVKGKRKHSSAADEACDTIWVANGILEGQTTATEEEANHAAAGEPQSLLKEYLLKPAGEEVIPSENCDIPKLESNFLFSRLLQNFKSLAESNQVEEPSKKSSDCSRGPSILRGMLAATTPAPEQEHKFSPSDHNTSSSSSEHHHHHHHHQHTQKQKQQAGTPPPLGEPPLRVKLEEEIKVECEDEIVCKVECEEDSFECQVCHLQFSSLTDLSNHQVLFHCSEEPQAPASHRLLGCSVEGLGGGVMQGKQPA; translated from the coding sequence ATGGTTGACTGGGGCctggcagggagaggagagatgcaTGTGCGCAGGATGCATGCAGCTGCCAGACACCCCAGCAGACTCCCGCCACCCGCTGCttctgctaccactgccaccatgctgcaggaggatgaggtggagcTCAACGCCATGGACTTTGTGGAGACAGAGTACAAGTCCGACGCGGGTGAGGGCGAGCCGGGCCGGCCGGGTGTCAAGCGGAAAAAGGTGCGCTCCAAGCCCCAGGGCTCCCAGGGGAGAGGAAACAGTGCCAGCAGacccatgggggaggtggagccaccaggggaggaagggaaggcggcACAcaagaggcggaagaggaaacacacacagcgTCCGAGGGAGCAGAGCAGCGGTGCGGCCAACATGGGCCTGTACCCCTACGCTGCTTTCCTCAAGAAGCTCTGCGACAAGGTGGGCAGCTCGCACGGCTGCTCTGAGTCACTCCCCGCCAGGATATTCAACCAGCTCAGGCACACTGAGGTCCACTACCCTTATGCCTCTCTGCTGCAGGCACTGCACCGCCATGCCGGGGTGGGCCCCGGGGCTGCCAGCAGTCCGTCCACGGTGAGGGACCAGCCACCCAGCACACTGGAGGTGGCCAGGGTCATGAGGAACCTCCGCTACCCCACCGGCCCCCCCAGAGGCAGCAGCAGGGAGGATGGCGAGGACCCCGTGGCTCCTTTCAGTGCGGTGCTGATGGCCATGGTGATGAAGGAGCAGCTGCACAGCCAGGCCCCGGGTGGCCCTGGCCTCAGCGTGGGCGGCATTGGGGAAATCCTGAGGAAGGAGATGCCACACTCCCAGAAGGATGACCCGCCCCCCTCTGAGCTGTCTTCCGCCTCCCTCCTGCAGAAGCTGTCTCTCTCAGCAGAGAGGGACCTGGAGGCAGCCCGAGGCAGCTCGACTAGAGGCAAGGCACAGCAGGCACCCACCTGGACCTCCACCGAGTCCTCtcagagtgaagaggaagatcTGGACTGGCGGCCGACACACTGGCTGGCCAAGAAGGTCTCCAAGGATGCTGCTGCCCCAGTGAAGCGGAAATCTAACCGTAGGAAGTCTTCCAGCTGTGACCTGGAGGTGGAGCAGCCCAAAACCTCCCAGGGGGACCTGGATGCTCCCACCCAGGGGGAAGTTAGGGCCGGCCTACAGCAATGCTCTGGGGCAGCACGGGCCAAGCTGCTGCAGTTCATCATGAGCCGGCAGCAGCAGACCCCAGACAAGAGGGGCAAGAGGGCTCGCAAGCGTGCCAAAGTCACCCGCATCAACACCAAGGTTGCCAGGGTGAAGGGCAAGAGGAAACACAGCAGTGCTGCCGACGAGGCCTGCGACACCATATGGGTGGCCAATGGTATCCTTGAGGGCCAGACCACTGCCACAGAGGAGGAGGCCAACCACGCTGCAGCAGGGGAGCCCCAGAGTCTCCTGAAGGAGTATCTCCTGAAGCCTGCAGGAGAAGAGGTGATCCCAAGTGAGAACTGTGATATTCCAAAGCTGGAGTCAAACTTCCTGTTCAGTCGACTGCTGCAGAACTTCAAGAGTCTGGCCGAGTCCAACCAGGTGGAGGAACCCTCCAAGAAATCCTCAGACTGCTCCCGTGGCCCCAGCATTCTACGGGGCATGCTGGCCGCCACCACACCCGCCCCAGAGCAGGAGCACAAGTTTTCCCCAAGTGACCACAACacgtcctcatcttcctcagaacaccaccaccaccaccaccaccaccagcacacccaaaagcagaagcagcaggCGGGCACCCCCCCTCCCCTTGGTGAGCCGCCCCTGAGGgtgaagctggaggaggagatcaaGGTGGAGTGTGAGGATGAGATAGTGTGCAAGGTGGAGTGTGAGGAAGACAGCTTTGAGTGCCAGGTGTGCCACCTCCAGTTCTCCTCCCTCACCGACCTCTCCAACCACCAGGTGCTCTTCCATTGCTCCGAGGAGCCCCAGGCCCCGGCCTCCCACCGCCTCCTGGGGTGCAGCGTAGAGGGCCTGGGCGGGGGGGTGATGCAAGGGAAGCAGCCTGCCTGA
- the LOC123502549 gene encoding carbohydrate sulfotransferase 11-like isoform X2, protein MACRLRAVVWGLAGLCVLTCLASVRWFSDPSHSPEVERAPLISTPDGAMGYLQPPGVSREMRWRREAVQAACAGTAGSASFSDAAARLSYDPKMLINLLVDDKNRVLYCYVPKVACTNWKRMMLILSGASNETNPQRIPADSVHRKNVFTKLSDLKPDDIQHRLLTYSKFLFVRHPVERVISAFRNKFEMNYTSSAYFKKRFGVKIMKKYRKGVSPRSIPNTGHGVKFPEFVSYLIDTKKEQFNEHWALVSSLCYPCDVNYDYIGKYETLADDSQYILEQIGAPPFLHFPEVVPSKTSAVVETYFNSLTPQQQSDLVKIYKDDFQIFDYHFRDFI, encoded by the exons ATGGCGTGCAGGCTCCGGGCGGTGGTGTGGGGGTTGGCTGGCCTGTGTGTGCTAACCTGTCTCGCCTCCGTCAGGTGGTTCTCCGACCCCTCCCATTCCCCCGAGGTGGAGAGGGCGCCACTCATCTCCACGCCTGAtg GCGCCATGGGGTACCTTCAACCGCCTGGAGTGTCAAGGGAGATGAGGTGGCGGCGGGAGGCGGTGCAGGCGGCGTGCGCGGGAACAGCAGGTAGCGCTTCGTTCAGTGACGCCGCTGCCAGACTCTCGTATGACCCAAAGATGCTTATTAATCTCCTCGTTGACGACAAGAATCGGGTGTTGTATTGTTATGTGCCTAAG GTTGCGTGTACCAATTGGAAGAGAATGATGCTGATTCTGAGTGGTGCTTCTAATGAGACAAACCCGCAGCGCATCCCAGCCGACAGTGTACATAGAAAGAACGTGTTTACCAAGCTCAGTGATTTGAAG CCTGATGACATACAACACCGCCTCCTCACATACTCCAAGTTCCTATTTGTGCGTCACCCAGTGGAGCGCGTCATCTCAGCCTTCAGGAACAAGTTTGAGATGAACTACACCTCCTCCGCCTACTTCAAAAAGCGTTTCGGTGTCAAAATCATGAAGAAATATCGGAAGGGTGTGTCGCCGAGGAGCATTCCCAACACTGGCCATGGTGTGAAGTTTCCAGAGTTTGTGTCTTATTTAATTGACACCAAGAAGGAGCAGTTTAATGAGCACTGGGCCCTTGTTTCCTCCCTGTGCTACCCTTGTGATGTAAA CTACGACTACATTGGGAAGTACGAAACACTGGCTGATGACTCCCAATACATCCTGGAGCAGATTGGAGCGCCCCCGTTCCTGCACTTCCCTGAGGTGGTGCCGTCCAAGACCAGCGCTGTGGTGGAGACTTACTTTAACTCCCTCACACCACAGCAGCAGAGCGATCTGGTCAAGATTTACAAGGACGACTTCCAAATATTTGACTACCACTTCAGGGATTTTATTTGA
- the LOC123502717 gene encoding uncharacterized protein LOC123502717 — MLCVVGQTGLLFILTHLTLLLADDRVTCCMGGWKTVRGVTLCSKPCCAGYEERQVRAPFLVSPVVCHKLTPEELAEREEARMTTTTPSPQSAAPLLLDQPRRFVRAASLYRAFLYRHRHMFLGLLREGFSRKELLAILERFLNEISSELEKPAVWYGN, encoded by the exons ATGCTGTGCGTGGTAGGACAGACTGGGCTCCTGTTCATCCTGACCCACCTCACTCTTCTACTGGCAGATGACAGA GTGACGTGCTGCATGGGCGGGTGGAAGACGGTGCGCGGGGTGACGCTGTGCTCCAAGCCGTGCTGCGCGGGGTACGAGGAGCGGCAGGTGCGGGCGCCCTTCCTGGTGAGCCCCGTGGTGTGCCATAAGCTGACCCCCGAGGAGCTGGCGGAGCGGGAAGAGGCGCgcatgaccaccaccacgccctcccCGCAGTCTGCCGCGCCGCTCCTCCTTGACCAG CCTCGTCGGTTCGTGCGTGCTGCCTCACTGTACCGCGCCTTCCtctaccgccaccgccacatGTTCTTAGGGCTCCTGCGGGAAGGATTCTCACGTAAGGAGCTCCTGGCCATCCTTGAACGCTTCCTG AATGAAATCTCATCTGAACTCGAGAAGCCTGCAGTCTGGTACGGGAACTAA